Proteins encoded by one window of Paenibacillus urinalis:
- a CDS encoding Nif3-like dinuclear metal center hexameric protein: MRILDVTVQDVIRSLEEPAGVLESTVDKIVCGRSAEVVQGIAVSFSATYEALNRAAELGANLFITHEGLFYSHHEGAQEMLTLDPVYQAKQALIEERHLTVYRFHDYPHRYSPDEITDGLIEAIGYDGYPIRHLSTASIVHLPAGQTVRQIAEHLKAKLQLSHVRVIGGLDVICERIGITVGYRGGGQHLIPLYENEQLQLIIAGEGPEWETPEYIRDAMTLGGSKSLLLTGHAASEEPGMSRIADRIRQQFPNVPVHFIPVAPIFQVV; the protein is encoded by the coding sequence GTGAGAATATTGGATGTCACGGTACAGGATGTGATCCGCAGTCTGGAGGAGCCGGCTGGTGTGCTTGAATCGACAGTAGACAAGATTGTATGCGGTCGTTCTGCTGAAGTCGTCCAGGGCATTGCAGTATCCTTCTCCGCAACGTATGAAGCACTGAATAGAGCGGCAGAGCTTGGAGCCAACCTGTTTATTACTCATGAGGGATTGTTCTACAGTCATCACGAAGGAGCACAAGAAATGCTGACGTTAGACCCGGTATACCAAGCCAAGCAGGCGCTTATTGAGGAGAGGCATCTAACCGTTTATCGATTTCATGATTATCCGCACCGATACTCTCCTGATGAAATTACAGATGGGCTGATTGAAGCCATTGGTTATGATGGATACCCTATTCGGCACTTGTCCACAGCATCGATTGTTCATCTGCCGGCAGGTCAAACGGTAAGGCAAATTGCGGAGCATCTCAAGGCGAAGCTTCAGCTCTCTCATGTTAGAGTTATTGGAGGTCTGGATGTTATATGTGAACGCATCGGTATCACAGTAGGATACAGAGGCGGAGGTCAGCACCTGATTCCCTTGTATGAGAATGAACAGCTGCAGCTCATTATTGCAGGCGAGGGACCGGAATGGGAGACCCCTGAATATATACGGGATGCGATGACCCTTGGAGGCAGCAAATCACTGCTTCTCACAGGGCATGCGGCCAGCGAGGAGCCGGGGATGAGTCGAATCGCAGACAGGATTCGTCAGCAATTCCCGAATGTGCCGGTTCACTTTATTCCAGTTGCCCCCATCTTCCAGGTAGTATAA
- a CDS encoding extracellular solute-binding protein yields MKKKWGKVLLTGLLSLSLAACSNGLGTQEAEVQNKGAMESYAVGDTFKATEPFNLSIMYNDNPAYPIKQDWMLFKKITEITGVTLEPTIVPMSDYSQKRSLLISSGDAPLIIPKTYPGEEAPFVASGAALPVSDYVDLMPNYKDKVEKWGLEDELEGLKQEDGKYYLLPGLHEEVWPDYTLIVRTDIFEKHNIAIPTTWEELYTALKQLKEEYPDSIPFSDRFKFNSTLNIAATGFGTKGGWGYGNGLTYKEDQDEFVYTATTPEYKEMLEYFNKLVEEGLLDKESFTQDDEQAIQKFVSGKSFVINGNSQTVVMHRNDMDKTLGKDNYSIAKITVPGGPAGQLMSGSRLENGVMISSKAKESENFEAIIQFIDWLYYSDEGQEFAKWGVEGETFTKENGVRKLVEDINYNGLNPDGTKDLRIEYGFSGGVFAYGGTTDLLHSMFSEEELKFQNDMKEVKDVVPAEPPIPYSVEERERVTLLSTPLKDYTDQNTFKFILGERDLSEFDTFVSELESQGVSQYLEIANETYKEYKEKAGE; encoded by the coding sequence ATGAAGAAAAAATGGGGTAAAGTATTGCTCACAGGATTACTGAGCTTGTCTCTGGCTGCATGCAGCAACGGCCTTGGCACTCAGGAAGCGGAAGTTCAGAACAAAGGTGCAATGGAGTCTTATGCCGTAGGGGATACCTTCAAAGCAACCGAACCATTTAACCTATCGATTATGTACAACGACAACCCGGCTTATCCGATCAAGCAAGACTGGATGCTGTTCAAGAAAATTACGGAGATCACAGGGGTGACTCTGGAGCCTACCATTGTACCGATGAGTGATTACAGCCAGAAGCGCTCACTCCTCATTAGCTCCGGCGATGCGCCGCTTATTATTCCTAAGACCTATCCAGGAGAAGAAGCTCCATTCGTCGCATCCGGTGCAGCACTTCCTGTAAGCGATTACGTTGATCTTATGCCGAACTATAAGGATAAGGTGGAGAAATGGGGACTGGAAGACGAGCTTGAGGGACTCAAGCAGGAGGATGGTAAATATTATTTGCTTCCGGGTCTCCATGAAGAAGTATGGCCAGACTATACCCTTATTGTGAGAACGGACATTTTTGAGAAGCATAACATTGCCATTCCAACAACTTGGGAGGAGCTGTATACAGCACTTAAGCAGCTGAAGGAAGAGTATCCGGATTCCATTCCATTCTCTGACCGCTTCAAATTCAACAGCACGCTGAATATTGCTGCAACAGGATTTGGAACCAAAGGCGGCTGGGGCTATGGCAACGGACTTACTTACAAGGAAGATCAGGATGAATTCGTATATACAGCAACCACACCAGAATATAAAGAAATGCTGGAGTACTTCAATAAGCTAGTAGAGGAAGGCCTTCTGGACAAAGAAAGCTTCACTCAGGATGATGAGCAGGCGATTCAAAAGTTCGTATCCGGCAAGTCCTTTGTAATCAACGGCAACTCTCAAACGGTAGTAATGCATCGTAACGATATGGATAAGACACTCGGTAAAGATAACTATTCCATCGCGAAGATTACTGTGCCGGGCGGCCCTGCAGGGCAGCTGATGTCCGGTTCTAGATTGGAGAACGGCGTCATGATCTCTTCCAAAGCCAAAGAAAGCGAGAACTTTGAGGCGATCATTCAATTCATTGACTGGCTGTACTATAGTGACGAAGGTCAGGAATTTGCAAAATGGGGCGTAGAGGGCGAGACCTTCACGAAGGAGAATGGCGTTCGCAAGCTTGTAGAAGATATTAACTATAATGGTTTGAACCCGGATGGAACCAAGGATCTGCGTATTGAGTACGGCTTCTCCGGCGGTGTATTTGCATACGGAGGCACGACAGATCTGCTCCATTCCATGTTCAGCGAAGAAGAGCTTAAATTCCAGAATGATATGAAGGAAGTTAAGGATGTCGTTCCTGCTGAACCGCCAATTCCTTATTCAGTTGAAGAACGTGAAAGAGTCACTCTGCTCAGCACTCCGCTTAAAGATTACACAGATCAAAATACGTTCAAGTTCATTCTCGGAGAACGGGATCTGTCTGAATTCGATACCTTCGTATCGGAGCTGGAGAGCCAAGGTGTGTCTCAATATCTAGAAATCGCGAATGAAACGTACAAGGAATATAAGGAAAAAGCTGGGGAATAA
- a CDS encoding alpha-glucuronidase family glycosyl hydrolase, whose amino-acid sequence MAQNTQLPHSAADRGWLRYESKASWQGSFEISKIGCRERSQITESAIRELQYGISEMFGVLPEVLDSTDTLTTGCIRLAVVHEELPQELGAAPWAQELNKEGYVLKSFSDNSAAINSLYVVGKTDKGLLYGTFHLLRLLQMGENLSELHIIENPKNQLRMMNHWDNMDGSIERGYAGRSIFFKDHQFVTDDARIRDYARLMASIGINGIAINNVNVHEVETRLITPEFLPDVAKVAGIFRAYGIKTFLSANYASPIQLAGITTADPLDEKVAAWWKDKAQEIYSYIPDFGGFVVKADSEGRPGPFTYNRTHADGSNMLAEAHEPFGGIVIWRCFVYNCLQDWRDRKTDRARAAYDHFKPLDGQFKDNVILQIKNGPMDFQVREGVSPLLGAMPHTNQILEFQITQEYTGQQRHLCYLIPQWKEIFDFDTYAKGAGSEIKKVASGELYPYKYSGITAVINVGDDHNWTGHTLAQANLYGYGRLTWNPDLAEEQITSEWIKQTFGSNPAVLEAVSTMLQDSWPIYESYTSPLGVGWMVNPEHHYGPNVDGYEYSRWGTYHFADCHGIGVNRTVKNGTGYTAQYFPENAERYESLETCPDELLLFFHHVPYTHVLKSGKTVIQHIYDTHFDGVEGVETLIRRWSKLEGQIDSERYQGIMERLEGQLAHSKEWRDIINTYFYRKSGISDELERTIYA is encoded by the coding sequence ATGGCACAGAACACACAGCTTCCACATTCTGCTGCGGACCGCGGCTGGCTTAGATACGAGAGTAAGGCATCATGGCAGGGTTCTTTTGAAATTTCTAAAATTGGATGTAGGGAACGTTCTCAAATTACAGAATCAGCCATTCGGGAGCTGCAATATGGCATCTCGGAAATGTTCGGTGTACTTCCTGAAGTACTGGACTCTACCGATACGCTAACAACAGGCTGTATTCGTTTAGCTGTCGTCCATGAGGAGCTACCGCAAGAACTTGGTGCAGCTCCATGGGCGCAAGAGCTTAATAAGGAAGGATACGTACTAAAGTCTTTTTCCGATAACAGTGCAGCAATAAATTCTCTTTATGTTGTGGGAAAGACCGATAAAGGACTGCTGTATGGAACATTCCATTTGCTTCGTCTGCTACAAATGGGAGAGAATTTAAGTGAGCTTCACATTATAGAGAATCCGAAGAACCAGCTGAGAATGATGAACCATTGGGACAATATGGACGGTTCCATTGAGCGGGGTTATGCGGGTAGATCTATTTTCTTCAAGGATCATCAGTTTGTTACTGATGATGCACGAATTCGTGATTATGCCCGCCTGATGGCGTCGATTGGAATCAATGGTATTGCGATTAACAACGTGAACGTACATGAGGTGGAAACACGGCTGATCACACCGGAATTTTTGCCGGATGTGGCGAAAGTGGCGGGGATTTTTAGAGCGTATGGGATTAAGACGTTTCTTAGTGCCAATTATGCCAGTCCGATTCAGCTTGCAGGGATAACTACGGCTGACCCGCTCGATGAGAAGGTTGCGGCTTGGTGGAAGGATAAGGCACAGGAAATTTACAGCTACATACCCGATTTCGGGGGCTTTGTCGTTAAGGCGGATTCTGAGGGTCGTCCGGGACCGTTCACCTATAACCGGACACATGCAGACGGATCCAATATGCTCGCTGAGGCACATGAGCCCTTTGGAGGGATTGTAATCTGGAGATGCTTTGTCTACAACTGTCTTCAGGACTGGAGAGACCGCAAGACGGATCGGGCCCGTGCCGCGTACGATCATTTCAAGCCGCTTGACGGACAGTTCAAGGATAACGTGATTCTCCAGATCAAGAACGGACCAATGGACTTTCAGGTTCGGGAAGGGGTGTCCCCGCTTCTCGGAGCCATGCCGCATACGAACCAAATTCTGGAGTTCCAGATTACTCAGGAATATACCGGACAGCAAAGACATCTATGCTACCTGATTCCACAGTGGAAGGAAATCTTTGATTTTGATACTTACGCCAAGGGAGCGGGATCAGAGATTAAGAAGGTTGCGTCAGGTGAATTGTATCCGTATAAATACAGTGGAATTACGGCGGTCATTAATGTGGGTGATGATCATAATTGGACGGGTCACACGCTTGCCCAAGCAAATTTATACGGCTATGGCCGATTAACCTGGAATCCGGATTTAGCTGAAGAGCAGATTACCTCTGAATGGATCAAGCAAACCTTTGGCTCTAACCCTGCAGTGCTCGAGGCGGTGAGTACGATGCTTCAGGATTCGTGGCCCATCTATGAGAGCTACACTTCACCGCTTGGTGTAGGCTGGATGGTTAACCCGGAGCATCACTATGGACCTAATGTGGACGGCTATGAATATTCCAGGTGGGGAACGTATCATTTTGCAGACTGTCATGGCATCGGTGTCAATCGGACGGTCAAGAATGGAACCGGATATACAGCACAATATTTCCCGGAAAATGCTGAACGGTACGAATCACTAGAGACCTGTCCGGATGAATTACTGCTCTTCTTCCATCATGTACCGTATACGCATGTCCTGAAGTCCGGCAAGACGGTCATTCAGCATATTTATGACACTCACTTTGATGGTGTGGAAGGCGTTGAAACGTTGATTCGGCGCTGGAGCAAGCTTGAGGGACAGATTGATTCGGAGCGCTATCAGGGTATAATGGAGCGTCTGGAAGGACAGCTTGCTCATTCGAAGGAATGGAGAGATATCATCAATACTTATTTCTATCGTAAGTCAGGCATTTCAGATGAGCTTGAACGTACGATTTATGCTTAA
- a CDS encoding GntR family transcriptional regulator codes for MSTEQKIKGSTRAYSYYLLKDRILRLELPPGTKISEKEIADELNVSRTPVREAFMKLAEEELLDIIPQSGTLVSRIHLAHVEEGRFIREKLEKEIVELCCEHFPEEFKFKLETNIAMQDVCADKKNYQKLFELDEEFHQILFHGTGKQRTWKMLQQLNIHFNRLRLLRLLSDSNWEDIISQHKQIYQLIVKKEREQARKMMENHLRLVVVDQDILREKYPHYFV; via the coding sequence ATGTCGACTGAGCAGAAGATCAAGGGCTCGACCAGAGCCTATTCCTACTATTTATTGAAGGATCGCATCCTACGCCTGGAGCTTCCACCAGGAACGAAGATCTCAGAGAAAGAAATTGCCGATGAACTGAATGTCAGCAGAACTCCGGTCCGCGAGGCGTTTATGAAGCTGGCTGAAGAGGAGCTGCTTGATATAATTCCACAGAGCGGTACTCTGGTCTCCCGAATTCATCTTGCTCATGTAGAGGAAGGCAGATTTATCAGGGAGAAGCTGGAGAAGGAAATCGTCGAGCTGTGCTGTGAGCATTTTCCTGAGGAATTCAAGTTCAAGCTGGAAACGAACATTGCGATGCAGGACGTATGTGCAGATAAGAAAAACTACCAGAAGCTCTTCGAGCTCGATGAAGAATTTCACCAGATTCTTTTTCACGGCACCGGAAAGCAGCGGACCTGGAAGATGCTTCAGCAGCTAAACATTCACTTCAATCGCCTAAGACTGCTCCGGCTGCTATCGGATTCCAACTGGGAGGACATCATTTCGCAGCACAAGCAGATCTATCAGTTGATTGTGAAGAAGGAGAGAGAACAGGCCAGAAAAATGATGGAGAATCATCTGCGGCTTGTCGTTGTAGATCAGGATATATTGCGTGAGAAATACCCGCATTATTTTGTGTGA